In one Rhopalosiphum padi isolate XX-2018 chromosome 3, ASM2088224v1, whole genome shotgun sequence genomic region, the following are encoded:
- the LOC132926919 gene encoding insulin-like, translating to MKISLYLSVLLLALVIKIVTANVRLQRSPQQYCGSKLADIMKILCKNKYNGPNGQKRNPIESDVWDYKDLEDYNAIDYPYPPKKEAMPFMPPRFQRAIKRSIIDECCHRPCYLSELRTYCATQ from the exons ATGAAGATAAGTCTGTACTTGAGTGTACTTCTCTTGGCATTAGTCATCAAAATCGTAACAGCCAATGTTAGACTGCAGCGCTCACCTCAACAATACTGTGGCTCTAAATTGGCTGACATCATGAAAATTCTATGTAAAAACAAGTACAATGGGCCAAATGGACAAAAAAGAAACCCAATTG aatcaGATGTATGGGATTACAAAGACTTAGAAGACTACAATGCAATTGACTACCCATACCCGCCTAAGAAAGAAGCGATGCCATTCATGCCACCACGTTTCCAACGCGCTATTAAAAGAAGTATCATCGACGAATGTTGTCACAGACCTTGCTATTTATCTGAGCTAAGAACTTATTGTGcaactcaataa
- the LOC132926946 gene encoding eIF-2-alpha kinase GCN2, which produces MGETLQERQTNELEALKSIFNDQLTDNNECIATDIWKPLDVTITVLPEGFTNLQQNNILVELHVKALDNYPNEIPLIELKNAKGLPANYLIYLEKQLNELASKIIGEVMIFELVQQVQNFLSLYNKPQYASFYEEMMSRKQQKEFEERETKKQEVELTKQLIHNEMSKKREALKEELRMHKNKTRHNTIETIDDEDEEDELSLKELSCSLNTNSPLKLNIQQKDQIDDSNWNDNHIFEYNFTSSRSRLDKEFVILDWLGKGAFGDVLKVKNKLDDCLYAIKCIELNEKNKNLNKKITREVKLLSRLNHENVVRYFNSWIEAAKVSQEGTPQKNKKNKTAEIWPLKDISCGWRLSNLIEENNSESSSDEDDDWIAFIPSDSGKVNLNSTESTIYDSSSQGINNENEDSIDKVDQFMYIQMEFCEKSTLRNAVDNGLYKEPKRVWRLLREIVEGLSYIHQQGIIHRDLKPVNIFIDSDDHVKIGDFGLATTIIQRHIPEVDSTNIQDIFVDTSQTGNIGTALYVAPELNILGPKAIYNEKVDIYSLGIIFFEMCHKQFSTDMERIKVLTDLRMNECILPTEFLKIGDPAQKHIIKWLLNHDPCKRPNSTDILQSQYIPPPKLKDTELHEMVRNTLSNSKSKNYKHLIASCFNQKVTTVEDITFTMTAGKNVLHHGRLDKIIDIVKEIFQLHGGVWLCTPLLMPALNSMINENTVTMMARWGGLTCIPHSLRIPFARFLAHNPTISNLKRYSIDRVYRQRRVYGVHPRELYEAAFDIISTSQGDLIAEAELLSIAAEIFSKLKDFNPNNCVIRLNHMSLVQGILMYSGIERARHLEICSYFSRFKQNSLAPEQIEELELLGFANHQINIAMNFFSMEHTLTDMIEVCRKITVRKSKCGIFSREALHHLETVIKHIESLNIKFSVVIVPGLMNIMQFYSGLIFEIVYYNKSKKNITEYDVLAAGGCYDKLISSFRRNLDMSNDIKQTAIGISFSLDKLAALFQTESSGIDVILCSSNSSKTMTEEKLNIAKDLWSIGIKTLVFDVVQTLEQIQDYCSDLYVKNIVMLKESKSVILRRLMEDKFQDKTMTVTEFIESMRRKNRQNSLTTTIPQTNIVKNESRSINENQFINIIFLTEEKLVTSVKRRYESQISNAVSKILQKLSPKMRVEILVLNVDAELVKALGSLMDLETLESDISVLIKRFSHHKKDLNKVFNYIVNTKHKSTDTVFIFYTLRGNIFKLLIC; this is translated from the exons ATGGGAGAGACTTTGCAAGAACGACAAACGAACGAATTAGAAGCGTTAAAA TCGATCTTCAATGATCAATTAACGGACAACAATGAATGTATAGCTACTGATATTTGGAAACCATTAGATGTTACTATTACTGTTTTGCCTGAAGGATTCACAAACTTACAACAAAACAACATTCTAGTTGAACTGCATGTCAAGGCATTAGACAATTATCCTAATGA AATACCATTGATAGAACTTAAAAATGCTAAAGGTTTACCGGCGAACtatcttatttatttagaaaaacaattaaatgaatTAGCTTCTAAAATAATTGGCGAAGTAATGATATTTGAACTCGTCCAACAAGTTCAG aattttctcTCTCTTTACAATAAACCTCAATATGCTTCATTCTATGAAGAAATGATGTCAAGGAAACAACAAAAAGAGTTTGAAGAAAGAGAAACTAAAAAGCAAGAAGTTGAATTAACT aaacaatTGATTCACAATGAAATGTCAAAAAAGAGAGAAGCTCTCAAAGAAGAACTAcgaatgcataaaaataaaacaagacaTAACACTATTGAAACTATAGATGACGAAGATGAAGAAGATGAGTTAAGTTTGAA AGAACTCTCATGTTCATTAAATACCAATTCaccattgaaattaaatattcagcAAAAA gatCAAATAGATGATAGCAATTGGAATGATaaccatatttttgaatataattttacttcatcCAGATCTCGGCTTGATAAGGAATTTGTTATTTTGGATTGGCTTGGTAAAGGAGCATTTGGAGATGTTCTTAAG gtaaaaaataaacttgatgACTGTCTATatgctataaaatgtattgaattaaatGAGAAGAATAAAAAcctcaataaaaaaatcactagAGAAGTTAAACTTTTATCACGTCTGAACCATGAAAACGTTGTCAGATATTTCAATTCTTGGATAGAAGCAGCTAAAGTCAGTCAAGAAGGTACACctcaaaaaaat aaaaaaaataaaactgctgAAATTTGGCCTTTAAAAGACATCAGCTGTGGTTGGagattatcaaatttaattgaaGAAAATAATAGCGAGAGTAGTTCAGATGAAGACGACGATTGGATagcatttat tCCGTCTGATTCTGGAAAAGTTAATTTGAATTCCACTGAAAGTACAATTTATGATAGCTCAAGTCAAGggattaataatgaaaatgaagATTCAATAGATAAGGTTGATCAGTTTATGTATATTCAAATGGAGTTCTGTGAAAAAAGTACACTtcg taatgcAGTTGACAATGGTCTATATAAAGAGCCTAAAAGAGTATGGCGTCTATTAAGAGAAATTGTTGAGGGACTTTCATACATTCATCAACAAGGAATAATTCATAGAGACTTAAAACctgttaatatattcattgactCTGACGATCATGTTAAAATCGGAGATTTTGGTTTAGCTACAACTATAATTCAAAg ACATATACCTGAAGTGGATTCAACAAATATTCAAGATATCTTTGTTGATACATCTCAAACTGGCAATATTGGTACAGCTTTGTATGTTGCGCCTgaacttaatattttaggtCCTAAAGCTATATACAATGAA aaagTTGATATTTATAGTCTgggcataattttttttgaaatgtgtcACAAACAATTTTCAACAGACATGGAAAGGATAAAAGTATTGACTGATTTGAGAATGAATGAATGTATTTTACCtacagaatttttaaaaattggagATCCTgctcaaaaacatattattaa GTGGTTATTAAATCATGATCCGTGCAAACGACCAAATTCAACAGACATATTACAAAGCCAATATATACCACCTCCTAAATTGAAAGATACAGAATTACATGAAATGGTCAGAAATACTCTTTCCAactcaaaaagtaaaaactataaacaccTTATTGCTTCGTGTTTTAACCaa AAAGTGACTACTGTAGAGGATATAACATTTACTATGACAGCTGGAAAAAATGTACTTCATCATGGCCgattagataaaattattgacatagtaaaagaaatatttcaGCTTCATGGAGGTGTTTGGTTGTGCACTCCATTGTTAATGCCAGCATTGAATTCCATGATCAATGAAAATACTGTAACTATGATGGCAAGGTGGGGTGGATTAACATGTATACCTCACAGTCTTAGAATCCCCTTTGCTAGATTCTTAGCACACAATCCTACAATTTCTAATTTGAAACGATACTCAATTGACAGAGTTTACCGTCAAAGAAGGGTTTATGGAGTTCATCCTCGTGAACTCTATGAGGCGGCCTttgatattataagtacatcACAAG GTGATCTAATAGCTGAAGCAGAATTATTATCAATTGCAGCAGAAATATTTAGTAAACTAAAAGATTTTAATCCTAATAACTGTGTAATTCGTCTAAATCATATGTCATTGGTTCAAGGAATATTGATGTATTCTGGAATAGAAAGGGCTCGGCATTTAGAAATTTGTAGTTATTTTTCAAGATTCAAA caAAATAGTTTGGCCCCAGAACAAATTGAAGAGTTAGAACTTTTGGGATTTGCTAATCATCAAATTAATATAGCAATGAACTTTTTTTCAATGGAACACACGCTGACTGACATGATTGAAGTATGTCGTAAGATAACAGTACGCAAATCAAAATGTGGAATTTTTTCGCGAGAAGCACTGCATCATTTGGAAACTGTCATTAAACATATTGAATCATTAAAtatcaaa TTTTCAGTTGTTATTGTCCCTGGATTGATGAACATTATGCAATTTTATTCAggattaatatttgaaattgtctattataataaaagtaagaaGAATATTACAGAATATGATGTACTAGCAGCTGGCGGTTGCTATGATAAGCTAATATCTTCATTTAG gaGGAATTTAGATATGTCAAATGATATAAAGCAAACAGCAATAGGTATTAGTTTTTCATTGGATAAACTGGCTGCATTGTTTCAAACAGAATCATCAGGAatagatgtaatattatgttcatcaaATAGCAGTAAAACTATGactgaagaaaaattaaatattgccaAGGACTTATGGTCAATAGGAATTAAAACACTTGTTTTTGATGTAGTACAG ACTTTGGAACAAATTCAAGATTATTGCTCTGATTTGTATGTGAAAAATATTGTCATGTTAAAAGAGTCCAAGTCAGTAATATTAAGACGGTTAATGGAAGATAA atttcagGATAAAACAATGACTGTAACTGAATTTATAGAATCTATGCGGCGTAAAAATAGACAAAATAGTTTAACTACAACCATACCTCAGACTAATATTGTCAAAAATGAATCACGATCTATTAATGAaaaccaatttataaatataatttttttgactgAAGAAAAATTGGTCACATCTGTCAAACGTCGTTATGAGAGtcag atttcaAATGCTGtttcaaaaattttacaaaagttGTCTCCAAAAATGCGTGTTGAAATACTCGTACTTAATGTTGATGCAGAGCTAGTAAAAGCATTAGGCTCTTTGATGGACTTGGAAACTTTAGAAAGTGatatttctgttttaattaaaag ATTTTCACATCATAAAAAAGATttgaataaagtatttaattatatagttaatacaaaacataaaagtactgatactgtttttatattttatacattaagagGAAACATATTTAAGTTACTGATctgttaa